A window of Phragmites australis chromosome 2, lpPhrAust1.1, whole genome shotgun sequence genomic DNA:
ATACTCATTATACATGCGGCTCTATAGATCCGTATATACAGAGACGTCCTACTAAATAAATTTAGTGTAAGGTAGTCGACCGACATCACCTAACTAATCATACTAAAATAGCCAGGGACTAATGACATCGCCAAGACCATCATAAGCATGCAATCATGCATGTATGTAATGCAAGCCACACACGATCGGTCGGTGTCGATTACACTCCAGCTTAATTCCGCGTCCTTGCTTTTAATTTGGTGATATATATTGTCATGTCACGCCGTATTAGATGTGTGAAATGCAGCGACTTGTTGCGGGAAACTGCCAAGCCGGAGCCGAGTCGGAAGCCCCGAAAACCCGGTGGGGCGCTCGGTGTTTCGTGCTTGTTTCCGGCATATGATTCGGTTCCTGATGACGTGCGATCGACAGAGATAGAGAAAAGGGCGCGGCCGGCCGGCATGGCAGAGGAGGTTCGGCGGCGACAGCGGCCGCTTGCGCTGCGTGCCCTGACAACGATCGCCGCGCGCGCGGGGCTAGGGGAAAAGGTTGCTTCTGTTTTGACCGTTTGCGTGACCGGAGGGGTTCAGGTTCCGAACGCTGGAGTGAAGTGGAGGGGCGGAGAAAGGCAAGACCGCATGCATTTATACCTCATCTATTTATCTCTCTTACCTGATATTTATGTACTGTCTTAATCCTCTCACCTGCTACGTAATTATTTGCACTCACCTTTTCAGCTTAAATCTTAATGAAAATGAATATCGTGTGCAAGTCATATGAAAATTGCCGTGGTGTGAAGGCCAGGAGAGGCGCTCGTGCGCGGAAGATTAGATGAGCCTGGGAGCCTGGGAGCGAGAGCCGTTCGGTCCGTGCGCGCACGCTGGCGCCGGGAGACGTGGGCACGTGAGGTTCCGCAGGCCTTCTAGCCGAGCCCGCAGCCGAAAACAAGTCTATTCCGAAACTCCTCGGTGCATCCCGCAGCCTGGACCATCAAAGCGTCATCCAGCTTGACCAGGCCTCTTGCGTTGTGTGCAAACTAGGCCTATGTGGCCTCGTTTAGGCTCTGAATCTGGGCCTTTGTGGCCCATCATGAAATTGGTCCGGGCCAGTATTTCTAACCCTTTCTCCTCCCAATTTCGAAGCACTATTCTTCTACCAGCGTTGTCGTCTCGTCTTGTTGCTTGCGAGCCTGCGAAGCTCTCGCTTTCGGCCTGTAACCACAGGTCGTTGCTGCCATTTACTTTCTGGGCGCTTTCGGTTTCCGCGAATTGGCTTGCGAGCCAGAGACGCAAAACGGCGGCTGGTTGGAGTGAGCTCAGCACAATACCGccttcgaggaggaggagatcgagaGGTCTTCTGGAGACAAGGGACCTGACACGGACGAGCAACCCAAGCAAGTAACCGACCCGCGGCTGACGTTCTAGATAAGCAAACTGACGGGGCGACGTCTGATGGTCCAACTGAAGCTTTCCCATGTGTGTTCTTGCGAGAAATGGTACTAGTAAAAGTCTAAAGCTGCCGATGCAAGCCTAATATATACTGATTGTTTTACTCTCCAGTCACTATGCCTTCTATATACTACTGTACCTTACGGTGCAATCCATCCGTAAATTAGTCAGGGTTGGATTAGTTTAAAGTTAAAAGGAGAGATCAGTTTCAGGGATGTAATAAGTGAGCCAAGGGAGGTTTGTACCTTATCGGTGATGACGTGCGATGTGTACATCCATTGAGGATGACACACTGACAATGAGACAATTATCTTGTCCTCCTTGACGGGGACTGAAAGGGACATCCATTGAGGATGATTTTGATTGATGCTAATGATAATACAGATCATGGGAAAAATCTCACTCCCCAGTGCCAAGTCAATAGTTCAATACTTGAGATGAGAGTTGTGCAAGAAATGCACAGGCACTCCGGTGAGCTTCTGATCAAGATTTCAGATCAGACGGTGGCTCCCTGCTTTAACTGAAAGCGAAGTCTTGCAATCGCTAGTTCAgacaagaaaagtaaaggcaGACTCTGGGGACATCAGGTTAACAAAGTGTGCAATCAGAGCTAATATACAATCAGACCTTCTGGTCAAGATCTGATACCCAATACAGTATAAAGAGCACGCAGCATAACAACACACAAGACAGAACAAGATTTATCATTTCATCTAagcttttctcttcttctttttttggcgTGGAATCATACATTATATTTAGGCTACAAATACAGAAATGTTAAAGAGCCAGCAAGAATTGCCACATAGTCTGAATCCCGATAATGCGATTTCATCAGAAGTTGTGCTCTTGAAAGAAGTTTCCGGATACTCTGAAGTCTTGCAACAACATTGAACAAAGAACAAACCGAAACATCATACATGCAGGTTTCTCTCCACAACATTTCGGCGCAAGAATCACTGGTACACCACTACCCCTAATCAGCTCAGCTGCACCAGGTTTGGGAGGCTCGTCGCAGTGGGTCGAGGCGGAAGGTGCCCATAGTAATACTTCGTCCCCTCCTCTAATCTCTACATCTCCTCccaacaacaacatcaccaCGTAATTTATTCTACAGAAATTAAACACGGgggagaaaagaagaaggaaaaaacatGGAAGCATATATACACAGCGATTGCTTCTTgtcggcgcggcgcggcggcgggctTGAGGCTAGTGTTTGTCGGgcgcggcggaggcgaggcgggAGGCGATGGCGGAGTGGTACATGGCGTCGTGGAAGCTCTCCGTCTCTATCATCCGCATCCGCAGCTGCCGCGCCTTGTCCTCCGTCAGGACGCCGAACCTCCGCGGCGCCCCccgccgctgctgctcctccgccGCGGCGGTGGGCTGCGCGTCGATGTAGTCCGGCTGCTCGGACCACCCCAGCAGCGGCGCCCACCACTtgccgttgccgccgccgccgcccggccCGTCGGCGCGCATCCTCGCCCCACCAGCGGCCGCGGAGGCGGCGCAGGGCCGGGCGGCTGGCGCCGGCGGGCGGACGGAGAAGGCCATCCCGGATGCCACTGCCATTTGCACTCGAGCGAGAGAGGGGTCGTTTCCTTCGGGTTCGATGTGATTTGCGACTGGATTGGATGGCTCGTGCTCGGTAAAGGTGGTGGGATTATAAAGCGGGGGAGAGGGAAGGGAAACGAGTGGATAAGGTTTCGAGGCGAGGGGGTGCGCTTTTTCTTTTACCGCGGTGCGGGTGAGATGGACGCTGGGATTGCCTTTTGCTTTTTCTGCTCGGCGGCACCTATGCCGTCGGGTTCGGGGGGTCTCCTACCGTTTGATCGGAGGAATGGTGGTTTATCCCGTGGGCGGGGCTGTGGCATGGCGATGGGGGGATTCGGGACAGGGCTTCCATGGGCTGAATTTCTAGGCTAGGTTTGATTGGCTGAACCAATCTGTACCTGTACGGTTCGTGCGGGATGGGATTCATGGGAATCGGTATGAGTGATCTGATGAACGAATGGAATAACTCGTTCACGATGGCTTCGTTCAGATTCTTGGAATATCCTCTCCGGATGCTGCACACGCCAAAATCCCTAGAACTAGATGATGCAGGATGGAACAGTACCCGAAATAAACAGTACCTAAAATATTCCAAAATCAAAATAGTAGTCTTTTGTTGCTCTATAAAAATCCTAGAATATTTTGtatgtaaaattatttttagaccTAAGTTATATgctaaaaaagtgagtttctctataataatttatttatatgttctttattatttcatgtgaaaatagaaaataacaaaatattatttttataaaataattaagttatacatGGCTTTTAGCAACTAAATACATTCTCGTACCATCATATACATCAAATAAACACATTCTCGTATCATCTCatacatccaaccaaacacattctCATAGCATCTCGTATATTTAATCAAACGACATACTTGTACCACCTCATACAGTATCATCCCATCCCATCTCATTTAACCTCGTTCAACTAACCAAATGCTATCTTATTTTCGTTGGAATTTGTATGCAAAGGAAAATTTAGCAATGTTTATCTATATAAGGGAAGAAGAGTAGGTTAATTTGCTAAGGGCATATACGTTGGTGCTATCTTACATCTACCTTATGTATTCAAAGTAGGTTAACTTGCTAACATATATGTTTCCCATAATACTCTTAGTCTCGATTTGAtttcactactttaatctttaggttgtgctga
This region includes:
- the LOC133897547 gene encoding uncharacterized protein LOC133897547, whose amino-acid sequence is MAVASGMAFSVRPPAPAARPCAASAAAGGARMRADGPGGGGGNGKWWAPLLGWSEQPDYIDAQPTAAAEEQQRRGAPRRFGVLTEDKARQLRMRMIETESFHDAMYHSAIASRLASAAPDKH